A single region of the Zonotrichia albicollis isolate bZonAlb1 chromosome 16, bZonAlb1.hap1, whole genome shotgun sequence genome encodes:
- the EEF2KMT gene encoding protein-lysine N-methyltransferase EEF2KMT isoform X1 — MAEPCPGLALRFQRRFLAARPLRSLPWPELEQSLRTAPDSALLADILHKTILHPLCVKYPPSAKYRRGFLTELIKKLESTAAEPLDELYEALADVLKEAEESTHCYKNYLLPSGDCVSLCESTALISGGTTGLLTWEAALHLAQWALHNPSLFRGRTILELGSGVGFTGIAICKSCQPRTFIFSDCHPRVLSQLGENLQLNGLSPEPDGTWSPQTESQGQEGEGQSCQTPRVIVAELDWGSVTEKQLLALRADVVIAADVVYDPEIIVALIGMLQKLSSSRADRKAPEVFIASTIRNPATYQLFQAELDKAGIRWQVIPAHSTCNFLCDVQPDVTILQLFV; from the exons ATGGCCgagccgtgcccggggctggcCCTGCGCTTCCAGCGCCGCTTCCtggcggcgcggccgctccgctCGCTGCCCTGGCCG GAACTCGAACAAAGCCTGCGGACCGCGCCGGACTCCGCGCTGCTGGCGGATATTCTGCACAAG ACAATCCTTCACCCTCTGTGTGTGAAATATCCCCCCTCAGCCAAGTACAGGAGGGGCTTCCTGACTGAGCTCATCAAAAAG CTGGAATCCACAGCTGCTGAGCCCCTGGATGAACTCTATGAGGCACTGGCAGATGTTCTGAAAGAAGCAGAAGAATCCACTCACTGTTACAAAAACTACTTACTG CCCTCGGGGGACTGTGTGAGCCTCTGCGAGAGCACAGCGCTGATCTCCGGGGGCACCACGGGGCTCCTCACCTGGGAGGCTGCCCTGCACCTGGCCCAGTGGGCCCTGCACAACCCCAGCCTCTTCAGGGGCAG GACAATCCTGGAACTGGGGAGTGGGGTTGGCTTCACTGGAATTGCCATCTGCAagagctgccagcccaggaCATTCATATTCAGTGACTGCCACCCCCGTGTTCTCAGCCAGCTGGGGGAGAACCTGCAGCTGAACGGCCTCAGCCCGGAGCCTGACGGCACCTGGAGCCCCCAGACAGAgtcccagggacaggagggggaaGGACAGAGCTGCCAAACCCCCAGAGTGATTGTGGCTGAGCTGGACTGGGGCTCAGTGACAGAGAAACAGCTGCTGGCTCTCAGAGCTGATGTTGTGATTGCAGCAG atgtGGTGTATGATCCTGAGATAATTGTGGCCCTCATTGGGATGCTACAGAAACTCTCCTCCTCCAGAGCAGACAGGAAAGCTCCTGAGGTGTTCATTGCCTCCACAATCCGAAATCCAGCCACGTATCAGCTgttccaggctgagctgg ATAAAGCTGGGATCAGGTGGCAGGTGATTCCAGCCCACAGCACCTGTAATTTTCTCTGTGATGTGCAGCCAGATGTAACTATTCTACAGCTATTTGTATAA
- the EEF2KMT gene encoding protein-lysine N-methyltransferase EEF2KMT isoform X2 yields MAEPCPGLALRFQRRFLAARPLRSLPWPELEQSLRTAPDSALLADILHKLESTAAEPLDELYEALADVLKEAEESTHCYKNYLLPSGDCVSLCESTALISGGTTGLLTWEAALHLAQWALHNPSLFRGRTILELGSGVGFTGIAICKSCQPRTFIFSDCHPRVLSQLGENLQLNGLSPEPDGTWSPQTESQGQEGEGQSCQTPRVIVAELDWGSVTEKQLLALRADVVIAADVVYDPEIIVALIGMLQKLSSSRADRKAPEVFIASTIRNPATYQLFQAELDKAGIRWQVIPAHSTCNFLCDVQPDVTILQLFV; encoded by the exons ATGGCCgagccgtgcccggggctggcCCTGCGCTTCCAGCGCCGCTTCCtggcggcgcggccgctccgctCGCTGCCCTGGCCG GAACTCGAACAAAGCCTGCGGACCGCGCCGGACTCCGCGCTGCTGGCGGATATTCTGCACAAG CTGGAATCCACAGCTGCTGAGCCCCTGGATGAACTCTATGAGGCACTGGCAGATGTTCTGAAAGAAGCAGAAGAATCCACTCACTGTTACAAAAACTACTTACTG CCCTCGGGGGACTGTGTGAGCCTCTGCGAGAGCACAGCGCTGATCTCCGGGGGCACCACGGGGCTCCTCACCTGGGAGGCTGCCCTGCACCTGGCCCAGTGGGCCCTGCACAACCCCAGCCTCTTCAGGGGCAG GACAATCCTGGAACTGGGGAGTGGGGTTGGCTTCACTGGAATTGCCATCTGCAagagctgccagcccaggaCATTCATATTCAGTGACTGCCACCCCCGTGTTCTCAGCCAGCTGGGGGAGAACCTGCAGCTGAACGGCCTCAGCCCGGAGCCTGACGGCACCTGGAGCCCCCAGACAGAgtcccagggacaggagggggaaGGACAGAGCTGCCAAACCCCCAGAGTGATTGTGGCTGAGCTGGACTGGGGCTCAGTGACAGAGAAACAGCTGCTGGCTCTCAGAGCTGATGTTGTGATTGCAGCAG atgtGGTGTATGATCCTGAGATAATTGTGGCCCTCATTGGGATGCTACAGAAACTCTCCTCCTCCAGAGCAGACAGGAAAGCTCCTGAGGTGTTCATTGCCTCCACAATCCGAAATCCAGCCACGTATCAGCTgttccaggctgagctgg ATAAAGCTGGGATCAGGTGGCAGGTGATTCCAGCCCACAGCACCTGTAATTTTCTCTGTGATGTGCAGCCAGATGTAACTATTCTACAGCTATTTGTATAA
- the LOC102071905 gene encoding NADH dehydrogenase [ubiquinone] 1 beta subcomplex subunit 6, which translates to MSSPTQDERLRVQQLRALRRRWLRDQELSPREPVLPPQRLGPVAAFWERFLRPGEPWRHQVHNFYQGGRFVMLRVLLPAWAITYFLKYHLLKSPHGVVVANPRIFPGDRILETGEIMPPLKDEHHRHH; encoded by the exons ATGAGCAGCCCCACGCAGGATGAGAGGCTGCGGGTGCAGCAGCTCCGCGCCCTGCGGCGCCGCTGGCTGCGGgaccaggagctgagcccgcggGAGCCCGTCCTGCCGCCGCAGCGGCTCGGGCCCGTGGCCGCCTTCTGGGAGCGCTTCCTGCGGCCCGGGGAGCCCTGGCGGCACCAG GTGCACAACTTCTACCAGGGCGGCCGCTTCGTGATGCTGCGGGTGCTGCTCCCCGCCTGGGCCATCACCTACTTCCTGAAGTACCATCTCCTG AAATCGCCGCACGGGGTGGTTGTGGCCAACCCACGGATATTCCCA GGGGACAGGATTTTAGAGACTGGAGAGATCATGCCACCTCTGAAAGATGAGCACCACAGGCACCACTGA
- the ALG1 gene encoding chitobiosyldiphosphodolichol beta-mannosyltransferase — MAAAAPWPWQGLWPGLWPALWAVVAALLLLLLWRWRRRRRAGGAGRVCVAVLGDLGRSPRMQYHALALARHGREVALLGYLQSRPHRDVLHSENIRLVPVAELSGLRVGPKLLQYVLKVLVQSVQLLYTLLRIEQPSYILLQNPPGLPSIAVAWVAGLWWGSRLIIDWHNYGYSIMSLSHGRSHPLVLLAKWYEKLFGRLSDYNLCVTDAMRKDLWVNFKIKAVTLYDRPASYFKETPLDLQHNLFMKLAKDYEPFRARTELSPGAGGSAFTHRDGSSGRVLRARARPALLVSSTSWTEDEDFSVLLRALEDYERFIEEGAALPALVCVITGKGPLKDYYKGLIQKLHFKHIQICTPWLEAEDYPLLLGSADLGVCLHKSSSGLDLPMKVVDMFGCCLPVCAIHFECLHELVKHNENGLIFRDSQELAEQLKMLFLDFPSLEGKLQRFRENLREARQLRWEQSWEQSVLPLLGSRE; from the exons ATGGCGGCAGCGGCGCCGTGGccgtggcaggggctgtggccgGGGCTGTGGCCGGCGCTGTGGGCGGTGGTGgcggccctgctgctcctgctgctgtggcggtggcggcggcggcggcgggcgggcggtgcGGGCCGGGTGTGCGTGGCCGTGCTGGGGGACCTGGGCCGCAGCCCGCGGATGCAGTACCACGCCTTGGCGCTGGCCCGCCACGGGCGGGAGGTCGCTCTGCTGGGCTACCTCC AGAGCCGGCCGCACCGGGACGTGCTGCACTCCGAGAACATCCGGCTGGTGCCCGTGGCGGAGCTGAGCGGGCTGCGAG TGGGGCCAAAGCTTTTGCAGTATGTCCTGAAGGTGCTCGTGCAGTCAGTGCAGTTACTGTACACGTTGCTGAGGATAGAGCAGCCATCCTACATTCTCCTTCAG AATCCCCCAGGCTTACCCAGTATAGCTGTTGCCtgggtggcagggctgtggtggggGAGCAGACTCATCATTGATTGGCACAACTATGGGTACAGCATCATGAGCCTGAGTCACGGGAGGAGCCACCCACTGGTCCTGCTGGCAAAATG GTATGAAAAACTTTTTGGGCGCTTGTCTGACTATAACCTGTGTGTCACCGATGCCATGAGGAAAGATCTCTGGGTGAATTTCAAGATCAA GGCTGTAACATTGTATGACAGACCAGCATCTTATTTTAAGGAAACACCATTAGACCTCCAACACAACTTGTTCATGAAACTTGCCAAGGACTACGAGCCCTTCAGAGCACG CACAGAGCTGAGTCCCGGCGCTGGCGGATCGGCCTTCACGCACCGGGACGGCAGCAGCGGCCGCGTGCTCagggcccgggcccggcccgcccTGCTCgtcagcagcaccagctggacAG AGGATGAAGACTTCTCAGTCCTTTTAAGAGCTTTAGAAG ATTATGAGAGGTTTATTGAGGAGGGAGCTGCACTTCCAGCTTTGGTGTGTGTGATAACAG GTAAAGGACCTCTAAAAGATTATTACAAGGGGCTGATCCAAAAGCTGCactttaaacacatccagatcTGTACCCCATGGCTGGAGGCTGAGGATTACCCTCTTCTGCTTG GCTCAGCAGACCTGGGAGTGTGTCTCCATAAATCCTCCAGTGGTTTGGATTTGCCCATGAAGGTGGTGGATATGTTTGGCTGCTGTTTACCTGTGTGTGCAATACATTTTGAATG TTTACATGAGCTGGTGAAGCACAATGAGAACGGGCTGATATTCAGGGACTCGCAGGAACTCGCAGAGCAGCTGAAG ATGCTTTTCTTGGATTTCCCCAGCCTGGAAGGGAAACTTCAGCGCTTCCGAGAGAACCTGCGCGAGGCGCGGCAGCTgcgctgggagcagagctgggagcagagcgTCCTTCCCttgctgggcagcagggagtgA